The Reichenbachiella carrageenanivorans region ACTACTTGATAATCCTGCGACTCCGTAATAATCGCTTTGATTCCATCTCTCATGATCTTATGATCATCTACTAATAGTATATTGATACTCATGGTTAGACTAATATTTCAATGGTTATGATTGATCCGTTGTTTGACTCAAAATCTATTTTTCCTCCTAAGTAGGCTACTCGGTTGGCCATGTTTTTCAGACCTAAACCAGCGCCATCTCCTGCTTTACTGCTTTGCGAGAAGCCCACTCCGTCGTCTTCTATACTAACATAAACATAATTAGGATGTCTAATCACCTGAACGGTAGCATTTTTAGCTTGGGCATGCTTCAAAATATTATTGATTCCTTCTTGGCAAATCCGGTAAACGTTGGTTTCGAACTCTTCCTCAAACCGCTCGTCTATTCCATTATGGAAAAAACTAAAATTGACCCCTGATGATCGATCTACTTGATTGATCATCGTCTCCAATGCTGGTATCAAACCGTAATCAACTAAGGCTGGAGGCATCAGGTCATGAGAAATAGCCCTGCTCTCCTGAATAGCTCCTGCGATTAAGTCTGATACACTTTTCATTTTCTCTTTAAACGATACTTCTTGATAAAGTTCGGAAAGTGAATCCAACTCTAAACGAGCTACAGACAAGGTCTGCCCTAAACTATCATGAATTTCGGATGCGATACGCTTGCGTTCGCTATCCTTGGCTTTTATCATGGCGCGAATCCTTAATATTTCGGCTCGCTTTTCATTGTGTACATTTTTGATAACGCCCAGTACGCGCTCAGCCCTTCCCTGAACATCACTATGCATCACTCCTTCTATCCTTAGCCAATTGAATCCATGATCTCCATGATCGAATTGAAAATCCAATATGAATTTTTCATTCACTTGTTTATTCATAATCAGTCGATCTTCGAGTTCTACTTGATCTGATGGATGAACCTTGCTTAAAAAAAAATTAAGGCTACTACCCATGTCTTCTTTCTGATAACCAAAGACTTTGGAAATCGCTCCAAACCAACTCATCTGCTGTTTGGCTATAGAATAATCCCAAGTCACCTCATCCAAAGATTCTAAAATGGAGGCATTGAATTCGCTCAACCGATCACGCTCTATAATTACCCGACTTTTCTCCAACTCCACAGACAAACGCTGACCAACCACATGTACAAGTGAAAAATCTTCCGCATTGAATGCACTAAGTTTTTCGATAGGAATAATAATCACGGCAATCACACTCATGTGACTATCCAAACAAGGAAACACATAGTAGTGTGCCTTATTCAAAACCTTGTAGATTGTCAACTCCCGAAATATCTCCGATGAAACAACTGAAGGTTCTTTCATCTCGCTAATGGTCTGAAGCAAATGGGGCTGATCGGTGATTTTATCTCCCAACCGCTGTACTTTTCCTTTAGTCAATAGTCGCTCTATTGTCAAACTATGATCTCCCATACTCAATATCGCCGCACTCTTCGCATGGAGCAAGTCCATAATCAGAGTAAGTGTCTTATCGTAGATGAGATGTATGCTACCGGTCACTTTCGTTAATGAATTTGATGGTCTATATAGTCATTATCAAGAATACGAAAGGAGTATCTAACAAAAAGGCTGGTCATATTGGATTGAAACAATAAATTCAAATTGAGGCAGAAATTAGCAAAAACCAAAGCATTATCTTCATAACCTCAGGTTTTATTTAATCAAAAGTTGCGTGATAAAGGGAGCTAAGTTTCACGAATTTGCTACCATCTATATGCTGATTCTTCTAATTTCGCGGTGTATCAAGTAAACATCGAGCCCTTGGCATTCAACTACAAAAATATTGACCTCCCGATCGTAGCATCCGTCAAAGAGATTCAATCTAACTTTGAAAATCAAAATACACAAATTGTAAATGCACCTCCTGGTGCAGGAAAAAGCACACTTCTTCCCTTAGCTTTTCTAGGGCAACCTTGGCTCAATGGAAAAAAAATACTGATGCTGGAGCCTAGACGACTAGCTGCTCGTACTGTGGCCACCAGAATGGCAGAACTACTAGGCGAAAAAACGGGACAAACCGTCGGGTACCGTATTCGATTTGAAAATAAAGTGTCCGACCAAACTCAAATAGAAGTATTGACTGAAGGGATTCTTACCAGAATGATTCATTCCGACAACTCACTTGAGGGTGTCGGGTTAGTCATATTTGACGAATTTCACGAACGGAGTATTCATGCAGATGTGGCACTGGCACTATGTAGAGAAGCTCAACAAATACTTCGTCCAGACCTTAAGATTCTGATCATGTCTGCCACACTCGACATGCCACAACTCACCAGCCTTCTTCAGTGTCCTGTAGTGAAGAGCGAAGGTCGACAGTATCCTGTAGAGGTCAAATACACTGGGGACACCGATATGATGATGCTCCCTGAACTGACTGCTCGTATAATCATGCAAGCCACCAAAGAAAACGAAGGTGATGCTTTGGTTTTCTTCCCTGGACAAGGTGAAATCCGAAAGTGTGAAGAAATTTTGCGGGGCAAACTCAAAGGGTTCGCTATTCATCCTCTCTACGGCCAATTGCCTCATGGTAAACAAATGGCAGCCATCATGCCCGACAAGAACGGCAAGCGTAAAGTCGTACTAGCTACCTCTATCGCAGAAACCAGTTTGACAATAGAAGGCATCAAAATAGTAGTAGATACTGGCTACGGCCGCACATCTAAATTCGACCCAAAATCTGGCCTCTCAAGGCTTCATACCATACAGATATCCAAAGACTCCGCAGATCAACGTGCAGGACGCGCAGGCAGGTTGAGCGCAGGTGCATGCTATAGGATGTGGTCTAAAGCCACTCAAGACAGGCTGGATCTTCACGGTTCACCCGAGATACTAGAGGTAGACCTGTCCTCCCTCGCTCTGGATCTGGCCAAATGGGGCATTATGGATCCTAACCAACTGACTTGGCTCACTCCGCCACCACCTAGTACGATGAAGCGCGCCATGGACTCACTGCATGAATTACATGCTTTGAATAATGGCAAAATCACTCCGCACGGGGAACAAATGCATTCGCTCCCTTGCCACCCTAGAATCGCACACATGCTCATCGAAGCAAAAGCCCAAGAGTTGTTGCATTTGGCTACAGATATAGCCGCTTTGATAGAAGAACGCGATCCTCT contains the following coding sequences:
- a CDS encoding histidine kinase, with product MTGSIHLIYDKTLTLIMDLLHAKSAAILSMGDHSLTIERLLTKGKVQRLGDKITDQPHLLQTISEMKEPSVVSSEIFRELTIYKVLNKAHYYVFPCLDSHMSVIAVIIIPIEKLSAFNAEDFSLVHVVGQRLSVELEKSRVIIERDRLSEFNASILESLDEVTWDYSIAKQQMSWFGAISKVFGYQKEDMGSSLNFFLSKVHPSDQVELEDRLIMNKQVNEKFILDFQFDHGDHGFNWLRIEGVMHSDVQGRAERVLGVIKNVHNEKRAEILRIRAMIKAKDSERKRIASEIHDSLGQTLSVARLELDSLSELYQEVSFKEKMKSVSDLIAGAIQESRAISHDLMPPALVDYGLIPALETMINQVDRSSGVNFSFFHNGIDERFEEEFETNVYRICQEGINNILKHAQAKNATVQVIRHPNYVYVSIEDDGVGFSQSSKAGDGAGLGLKNMANRVAYLGGKIDFESNNGSIITIEILV
- the hrpB gene encoding ATP-dependent helicase HrpB, which gives rise to MAFNYKNIDLPIVASVKEIQSNFENQNTQIVNAPPGAGKSTLLPLAFLGQPWLNGKKILMLEPRRLAARTVATRMAELLGEKTGQTVGYRIRFENKVSDQTQIEVLTEGILTRMIHSDNSLEGVGLVIFDEFHERSIHADVALALCREAQQILRPDLKILIMSATLDMPQLTSLLQCPVVKSEGRQYPVEVKYTGDTDMMMLPELTARIIMQATKENEGDALVFFPGQGEIRKCEEILRGKLKGFAIHPLYGQLPHGKQMAAIMPDKNGKRKVVLATSIAETSLTIEGIKIVVDTGYGRTSKFDPKSGLSRLHTIQISKDSADQRAGRAGRLSAGACYRMWSKATQDRLDLHGSPEILEVDLSSLALDLAKWGIMDPNQLTWLTPPPPSTMKRAMDSLHELHALNNGKITPHGEQMHSLPCHPRIAHMLIEAKAQELLHLATDIAALIEERDPLGPEAGIDINERIIVLRRLRDENRLSRKFSRIEKIADSYRKLFHLNEIDNSPIDPYETGLLLAQAYPERIAFARPGNNAQFKLSNGKIAMAGHRDDLAHESWLAIAHLDDREGMGKIFMASPLNPKDLAPMVKSLEVIKWDTRDGGLIANKELRIGSIVLQSVPLPDPDIEHLEQAIYDAIKSEGQHLLNWDEEVTQWQNRILSLKKWHPQGQWPDVSQTYLLASNEEWLKPYLSQIKRPEDLKKINLKEVLHHHLPFDQQAEMEKLAPQKIEVPTGSHIKIQYFSDGAQPVLAVRLQEVFGLLKTPKVNADKTPLLMHLLSPGFKPVQVTSDLKSFWNNAYFEVRKELKRRYPKHAWPENPLEATAVRGVDRSKNKKT